The Deltaproteobacteria bacterium sequence GCGAGGAGTTGCAACAGGCCTTTCTGGAGCGCGGCGAGCTCATCGACGGCGCCCTCGCCGCTCTGTTGTCGGCGCAGAACCTGCTCATCATCGGCCCGCCGGGCACCGCCAAGTCGATGCTGGCCGACGAGTTGTGCCGCCGCATCGAGGGCGCCGGCTACTTCCAGTGGCTGCTGACCCGATTCACCGCCCCCGAGGAGCTGTTCGGCGCGGTGAGCCTCAAGGGCCTGGAGCAGGACGACTACCGGCGCGTCACCACACGCAAGCTGCCCGAGGCCCACATCGCCTTTCTCGACGAGGTCTTCAAGGCCAACTCCTCGATCCTCAACTCGATCCTCACCGTCATCAACGAGCGCCGCTTCCACAACGGCCAGCACGTGCGCGACGTGCCGCTCATCACCCTGTTCGGCGCCAGCAACGAGCTGCCCGAGGACGACGAGCTGACCGCCTTGTACGACCGGTTCCTGCTCCGGTTCGTGGTGGACTACATCGCGGAGGACTACCATTTTCTGCGGATGCTGGAGGCGCCGGCGCGAGAGGCCGGGGTCCGCATCACCCTCGACGAGTTGAGAGAGATGCAGCGCGAAACCGACGCACAACCCGTCCCCGGCCACGTCCACCGGGCCATGGCCGAGGTCCGACGGCAGCTCGGCAAGAAACAGATCGTCGCCTCGGACCGGCGCTACCGCCAGTCCCTGGCGCTCATGAAGGCCCACTCGTATCTCGCGGGTGACGCCCAGGTCTCGGACCAGAGCCTGCTGTTCCTGGAACACGTGCTGTGGCGGGAACCATCCGAGCGCGCCGACGTGAGCAGCACCATCCGCGAGATCGTGCTCGGCTACGAGAAGGAGGCGCAGGAACTGCTCTACCAGGCGCGGGAAATCGGCGAGTACGTGCAACGCCCGTGGGAAACGGAGGAGCTGCGCTCCCACGCCCTCATCGAAGGACACACCAAGCTGCGCAACATCCTCGCCCGGCTGGAGCAGCTCATCGAGAAGGCTTCCGATTCGGACCGCCCCGTGGGGCGCGTGGAAGACATGCGCGACGAGATCCAGACCCTGCAGAAGCGCCTGCTGGAGGACTTGTAGTGGCGCGGCGGAAGGCGAAGAAGCAGGTTGCGCCGCCGCCCGACCTGCCCGACAACGCCAACTGGATCGAGAGCGACCGCTACGACCGGCACGCTTACGGGCAGCTTCGCCGCGACGCCGCTTCGTTGCGGGAACTGGAGCACGCCGGCGAGGCTCTCCTCCCCCACTTCCCTTCGCTGCTCCAGGACGTCTTCTGCCTGCTGTTCAAGTACAATATCGTCTTCGCCGCCGCAGCGGACGTGCTCCCCAGCGCGTCGGTCAACCGGACGCTTCTCGACGCGCTTCACGGCGGCGAAGTGAGCCGCATCCTGCGGGAGATGACCCTCCTGGACGAAGCCAAGGCCGGCCTGTGCACCCTGCTCGTGGGCGAAGGGCTTCTGGCCACGCTCAAGTCGGAGAAGCCGTGGACGCGCCACGACATGATGGACACCTGGAAGCTGCGGCAGCAGGAAGAGGAGTTCCAGAAGGTCCGGGAAATGCTGGAGCACGCGGGCGAACTGGCCGAGCAAGAGGACGGCGCCGGCAAGGAAGACGCGTTGGCGAAGCTCCAGGAACGGCTCAAGAGCCGGCTCCGCGGTGAAGCGGCCTCCATCCGGCAGAAGCGGCGGCAGTTGACCGAGGACCTGGACCGGGTCGAGAACGAGGCACGGGCGCGGGTGCAGGCCTCGGCCATTCGCGCCGCCCAGCAGCTCGAGGAGGCCGCGGAGGAAGCGGAAGCCTGGGGCTCGGCCCTCGGCTCGGGGGGACGCCTGCCGGCGGACCGGCGGCTCGAGCTGGGGCGGCGGCTGGCCGGCAACGAGAAGCTCAAGAAGCTCGTGCGCATGGTCGGGCGGATGAAGTCCCACGCGCTGGCCTTGCGCAAGCGCACCTTCGAGCGCGCCAACGAGGAGCTCTACTCGGTAGAGCAGGGAGGCGCCCTGGAGCACCTGCTGCCGCAGGAACTGGTGACGCTGCGCCAGCCGTTGCTGCACCGGGACTTTCAGCGGCGCCTGCTGGAGAACGAGCTGTTGCAGTACTCGCTCCGGGGCATGGAGGAGAAGCGCAAGGGGCCGGTGGTGGTGTGCCTCGACGGCAGCTCCTCCATGGCCGGCGACAAGGAACTGTGGTCCAAGGCCGTCGCCCTGACCCTGCTGGAGCTGACCCGGCGCCAGCGCCGGCCGTTCCGCTCCATCTGCTTCTCCTCCCGGGACACGGCCCTGCACGTCCTGGACCTGAACACCCGGCGCGGCACCGACGTCGAACCGGACAAGCTCATGGACCTCGCGGAGCACTTTCCCGGCGGCGGCACCGATTTCGAGAAGCCGCTGGACGCGGCGCTGGAGTGCCTCAAGAAATCCCGATATAAAAAGGGGGATATCGTTTTCATCACGGACGGGGAATGCCAGGTGTCGGCCGAGTGGTCCGAGCGGTTCCTCAAGGAGAAGGACCGCCTGAGCTTTTCGCTTTTCTCCATCCTCATCGACGTGGGCCCCAGCTCGCTGGGAACCCTGAAAGAATTCAGCGACCGGATCACCACCATCAGCCAGCTCACCAGCGAAGGCACCCGCGACCTGTTCCTGCGTATCTGACATTTGCCGCTCCGGCGAGCGCGGACGAACCACACACGGAGAACCCAATGAGCAAGAACCTCAGCTTCGGCATCCTGCTACCGACCCGCGGGGTCATCCTGGCCAAGACCGCCGTCCCGGACCTGAGCCCGGTCTTCAACCTCGCCGACGCGGTGGAACAAGCCGGCTACGACTCGGTGTGGATCGGCGACAGCGTCACCGCCAAGTCGAGGCTGGAGGTCATCAGCACGCTGGGGGCGCTGTCGGTGAAGACCCAGCGGGTCAAGATCGGCACCGCGGTGCTGCTGGCGGCCATGCGCAACCCCGTGGTACTGGCCCAGGCTCTTGCCAGCGTCGACGTGCTGTGCGCCGGGCGCCTGATCTGCGGCGTGGGCGTGTCGCGCAACGACAAGATGTTCGAGGAGGAGTACACGGCGTGCGGCGTGCCCTTCAACCAGAAGGCCGGACGCCTGAGCCAGGTGCTCAAGATCATGAAGATGCTGTGGGCCGGGGACGACGTCACCCACCCCAACAAGTACTACACCGTCGAGAACATCTCGCTGTTGCCCAAGCCGGTGCAGCGGCCCGGCGTCCCCCTGTGGGTGTCCAGCAACGACGTGGACAGCGGACTCAAGCGCGCGGCGCTTTACGGCGACGCCTGGATTACCAACATCCCGTCGCTACAGGTCTTCAAGGAGTCCCGGAAGAAGCTGGAGGACTTCGCCAGCGACGCCGGCCGCAACCCGGACGACATCCACCGCTGCCTGTACCTCACCATCCACATCGACCCGGACGCCGAAAAGGCGCGCCGCGAAGGCGGCGCGTTCCTGGAGGCCTACTACCACAAGACCTACGAGGAGGTAGCCGCGCAACTGGTGGTCAAGGCCGGCGGCACCAACGAGGTGGTGGACTTCATCAACGAGTACGCCGACGCCGGCATCCAGACCTTCATCGTGCGCTTCGCCGCCAAGGACCAGTTCCAGCACCTGGACGTATGCAGCGAGCACATCATGCCGCACTTCCGGTAGGGATGGCGCTTACGTCTCTTTTGCCGTCATTCCCGCGGAACAGACCGTGTCAAAACGTGGTCCGGGCAAGAATTGGCGCCAACGGCCCGAGTCGTCATTCCCGCGGAAGCGGGAATCCAGGGGTGGTGAGGGCCGAACGGGCATGTTCGCCGCCGGAATCGTGCCGACGATATGAACACCGATCGCGTGCTCGTGGCGGGGGCGGGGCCCGTGGGGCTGGTGGTGGCCCTCCACCTCGCGCGGCACGACATACCCGTGACCGTGCTGGAGGCGGAGGCGGCGTTGCCGGAGACGTTGCGCGCCTCCACCTTCCACCCCCCTACCCTCGACATGCTGGCATCCACCGGCGTAATGGACGATTTCCTGGCGATGGGTCTCAAGGCCCCCACCCTCCAGTACCGCGAGCGCGCCGGCTGCATCGCGGAGTTCGACTTCGGACGGATCGCGGACGTCACCGCGCACCCCTACCGGCTCCAGTGCGAGCAGTTCAAGCTGAACCGCCTGCTCTACGAGAAGCTCGCGACCCTGCCTGGGGCGGAGGTACACTTCTCAAGCGAAGTGACGGGAGTGGAGGAGGACGGGCCGTCGGTGACCGTGGTGGTGGGACAAGGCGGCGAAACCCGCCGTTTCCGGGGCCGCTACCTAGTAGGGGCCGACGGCGCCCGCAGCAACGTGCGCAAAGCCTTGGACATCCCCTTCGACGGGTTCACCTGGCCCGAGCGCTTCCTGGTGGTGAGCACGCCCTTCCGGTTCGATGAGCACTTCGCCGGACTGGCGCCGGTGAGCTACTTCGCGGACCCGTTGGAGTGGTTCTTTCTGCTACGGGTGCCCGGGCTGTGGCGCGTGATGTTTCCCACCCGGCCGGAAGAAAGCGACGACGAAGTGCTGAGCGACGCCAGCGTCGAGCGGCGCCTCCAGAGCGTCCTGCCTACGGGAACGCCCTACCCGGTGGAACACCGGACCCTGTACCCCGTGCACCAGCGCGTGGCCGCGCGCTATCGCCAAGGGCGCGCATTCCTCGCCGGCGACGCCGCCCACATCAACAATCCGCTGGGCGGCATGGGCATGAACGGCGGCATCCACGACGGCTACAACCTGGCTGAACGGCTCGCGCGGGTATGGCACGGGAGGGCGCCGGACGCGGACCTGGACGGCTACGAGCGCCAGCGCCGTCCCATCGCGCTGGAGTATGCCAACGTCCACTCCACCCGCAACAAGCTGAACCTCGAAGCCCGCGACCCCGACCGCCAGGAACAGTTCCGCCACACCATGCGCGAGACCGCCGCGGACCCGAAGAAGGCCTACGACTACCTCCTCCAGGTCTCGATGATCGCCAGCCTGAGACAGGCGGCGCGGCTGTAACGACGT is a genomic window containing:
- a CDS encoding AAA family ATPase, encoding MTPKEKLLALREELQQAFLERGELIDGALAALLSAQNLLIIGPPGTAKSMLADELCRRIEGAGYFQWLLTRFTAPEELFGAVSLKGLEQDDYRRVTTRKLPEAHIAFLDEVFKANSSILNSILTVINERRFHNGQHVRDVPLITLFGASNELPEDDELTALYDRFLLRFVVDYIAEDYHFLRMLEAPAREAGVRITLDELREMQRETDAQPVPGHVHRAMAEVRRQLGKKQIVASDRRYRQSLALMKAHSYLAGDAQVSDQSLLFLEHVLWREPSERADVSSTIREIVLGYEKEAQELLYQAREIGEYVQRPWETEELRSHALIEGHTKLRNILARLEQLIEKASDSDRPVGRVEDMRDEIQTLQKRLLEDL
- a CDS encoding VWA domain-containing protein, giving the protein MARRKAKKQVAPPPDLPDNANWIESDRYDRHAYGQLRRDAASLRELEHAGEALLPHFPSLLQDVFCLLFKYNIVFAAAADVLPSASVNRTLLDALHGGEVSRILREMTLLDEAKAGLCTLLVGEGLLATLKSEKPWTRHDMMDTWKLRQQEEEFQKVREMLEHAGELAEQEDGAGKEDALAKLQERLKSRLRGEAASIRQKRRQLTEDLDRVENEARARVQASAIRAAQQLEEAAEEAEAWGSALGSGGRLPADRRLELGRRLAGNEKLKKLVRMVGRMKSHALALRKRTFERANEELYSVEQGGALEHLLPQELVTLRQPLLHRDFQRRLLENELLQYSLRGMEEKRKGPVVVCLDGSSSMAGDKELWSKAVALTLLELTRRQRRPFRSICFSSRDTALHVLDLNTRRGTDVEPDKLMDLAEHFPGGGTDFEKPLDAALECLKKSRYKKGDIVFITDGECQVSAEWSERFLKEKDRLSFSLFSILIDVGPSSLGTLKEFSDRITTISQLTSEGTRDLFLRI
- a CDS encoding LLM class flavin-dependent oxidoreductase translates to MSKNLSFGILLPTRGVILAKTAVPDLSPVFNLADAVEQAGYDSVWIGDSVTAKSRLEVISTLGALSVKTQRVKIGTAVLLAAMRNPVVLAQALASVDVLCAGRLICGVGVSRNDKMFEEEYTACGVPFNQKAGRLSQVLKIMKMLWAGDDVTHPNKYYTVENISLLPKPVQRPGVPLWVSSNDVDSGLKRAALYGDAWITNIPSLQVFKESRKKLEDFASDAGRNPDDIHRCLYLTIHIDPDAEKARREGGAFLEAYYHKTYEEVAAQLVVKAGGTNEVVDFINEYADAGIQTFIVRFAAKDQFQHLDVCSEHIMPHFR
- a CDS encoding FAD-dependent monooxygenase, whose product is MNTDRVLVAGAGPVGLVVALHLARHDIPVTVLEAEAALPETLRASTFHPPTLDMLASTGVMDDFLAMGLKAPTLQYRERAGCIAEFDFGRIADVTAHPYRLQCEQFKLNRLLYEKLATLPGAEVHFSSEVTGVEEDGPSVTVVVGQGGETRRFRGRYLVGADGARSNVRKALDIPFDGFTWPERFLVVSTPFRFDEHFAGLAPVSYFADPLEWFFLLRVPGLWRVMFPTRPEESDDEVLSDASVERRLQSVLPTGTPYPVEHRTLYPVHQRVAARYRQGRAFLAGDAAHINNPLGGMGMNGGIHDGYNLAERLARVWHGRAPDADLDGYERQRRPIALEYANVHSTRNKLNLEARDPDRQEQFRHTMRETAADPKKAYDYLLQVSMIASLRQAARL